CTGCTCTCCGAAGGCATATTCCAGACCATGGCCGTCAATAATGACATCCCGGTGCTTCCCCCAGGCGGCAAAAGAATCAATCGGATGGCTGCTGCGCCGCACCCCCCGCTGCTTGCGGAAGCAGTCCGGGATGATACCCATGCCTCGAATAGGTGTAAGATCCGGGTCATACGCGGGCATATGCTCCCGGATCTCCGGCCACCAGGCCTCCGGTACCGGCGGTCTGCTCCAGCCTGACGGATCGGTCAGATCGGAGGACTGCGTCGGCATCACCAGTGTTCCTTCCTCGCCCAGCACCTGCTCCAGCGCGAGGATCACGGCAACGGGTCCGCCTGCAACCCACTGCCCGAGTGACTTGAAGGAGGAATGCATTAGCAGTGTCATTCCCTCCTGCACACCCAACCGCCGGAAATCGGCGGCAAGCCTATCTGCCGTAATCAGTGTTCCTTGGATCTCTTCCATACAAATACCTCCAGACCTTCCATCTATCCTCTATCATAGACCAGAACCGCAAGTCTTGTCACCCGGACCTAATTCTATGATCACCATCGTTCCTGCATCTGCTCTAGCCCTAAGATTCCTTATCCTCAGCCTGTCCGGGATAACGTCCCATCAGCAGCTTCGCCCGGTACTCCCCGGGGGAGATGCCCTCCAGCTCCTTGAATACCCGTGCGAACTGCTTGCTGTTCTCGAAGCCGACGGACTCAGAGACGGAGGCCAGCTTGACCCGGTTATCGGCCAGCAGCTCTTTGGCGTGGCGGATGCGGACTTTTTTGAGATACAGCACGAAGCTCTCCCCGGTGTAGGCCTTGAATGCCTCACTGAAATACGAATAGTTGAGGGACACGTAATTACTGACCATCGCCATGTTCAGCGGGCGGGCATAGTTCGCTTCGATATAAGCCAGCGCTTCCTCCATGTCGGCATGCTCGGTGTGAGCGGATTTGATGCCTATAATATAATCGTTAACGCTAAGGAGCAGATGCTCCAGCGCACGGTAATAGTCGTGGAAATGGCGGAAATTATGCAGGTTGCCCACTTGGCGGTAGAGCTTCAGCACCTCCACCGAAGCTTCGCCGTGCGTACGGAACACCTCATCCAATACGCGTTCATTTATACTCCGTCCTACATTCTCGAGGTAACTCAGATCCAGCCTCAGCAGATGCTCCGTCTGAAAAATAACGCCAAGAAGCGCCTTGATCTCCTTCTCGCGCCCGGTTCCCAGCATATTGAGCAGCTTCCGCAGCTCCTCCTCCGGGAGCGGGAAGCTCAGCTGTCCGGCCTGAATATCCGTATAGTCCACGAAGCTGGCCTGCGGAGACAGGAAGGTATATTGCAGCGCCCGGCAAGCCTCCAGATAACAGACACGGAACTGATCGGCGCTGCGGCTCTCCCTGCTGATTCCGAGCAGCAGCCGCGTAAGCTCCTTGGACTCTGCCTTCCTTGCCAGCTCCAGGAAGCTCTCCCCATCACCAACAAGCACCAGCTTCCCGTCCCCATCTGTCAGAATCTCCGTGAATTTGTGCACCAGCGGTCCGCCCAGCTGCTCCAGCAGCCCCTGCACTTCTGCCGGCTTCATCCGTGTACCGTCACTGTGATAATAGTTCAGCACCCCTATTGTAAAAGGCAGCGCCAGCCCCGCAAGCTCCTCCTGCTGGGCCGCCGATACCTCGCCCTCCTGCTGCATCAGGAGGCTGCGCAGACGGGCCGCCCGCAGCTCGCGGCGGTAGCCCTCTGCTTCCTGCAGCTGCTTGTGGCTGTTGGATTCCCGCTCCGCTCCTTCCTTGGCTATCCGCTCCAGAATCTCGAACAGCTCCTCGCGGCGGATCGGCTTCAGCAGATAATCTTTGACGCGGTAGCGGATCGCGCTTTTGGCATATTCGAAATCATCATGGCCGCTGAGAATAATGACAGCTGGAGCTCCGCCCGCCCCTGCTTCCGCAGACAGCCGCGCCAGCAGCGTAATCCCGTCCATGATCGGCATCCGGATATCGGTAATAATCACATCCTGCCGTTCCCGCTTGTACTGCTCCAGTGCCTCTGCACCGTTTCCTGCCATCGATATATTGTAGACCGACGGATATTCCCGTTCGATCATTGCCTTCAGACCTTGACGGATCATTCTCTCATCATCCACAATCATCAGATTTGTCATCGCTGATTATCCCCCGTCAATAGAACTTTGGGCAGAGACATATACACCGCTGTCCACTTCCCTGCTTCACTCTGCACTTCCAGTCCATAGGCTTCCCCGTAAAAGAGCTGCAGGCGCTGATGCACATTGCGCAGCCCCACGCCTCCCGCCTTATATCCTCCGCTGCTGATCCCGGAAGCGTCCGCTCCAGGCTCCTCCTTCGCATAGATCGCCTCATGCAGCTCTACCAGCCGCTCCTGAGTCAGCCCCAGCCCGTTATCGCGCAGGACAATGAAGATATCCCCCTCCGCCTCTGTAAGCTCGATCTTCACAATCCGGTCCGTTAACTCCACGCCGTCTGCATTCCAGGCATGCTTCACGCTGTTCTCAACAATCGGCTGCAATGACATCTTAAGCACCTCCACTTCCAGATAAGCGCTGTCAATATGAAGCTCCAATTGAATGGTGTGTTCGAACCTGATATTCATGACCTCTATATAATTCTCGATATGGCGAAGCTCGTCTCTCAGCTTCACATATTCCCCGGTCCACTTGAAATTATAACGCATCATTCCGCCCAGCCGGGTCAGTGCATCCGAGATGGTCCGCTGGTTCTCAATTTCGGCCAGCATCTTGATATTCTCCAGCGTATTGTAGAGGAAATGGGCATCGATCTGATTATGCAGGGTCCGCAGCTCTGCCTCCTTGGACAGCGCCTGCTTATAGACCGCCTGGGCAACCAGCGTATTGATCGTATTCATGAGCTTGGAGAAATGATGCGCCAGCTCTCCGACCTCTCCGCCCCCGCTGACCTTAATACTGCCATACGGCTCGCCCCGGCGCACCTTCTTCATCGTCTCTGTCAGGCGGCGGAGATTCTTCAGAATGAATGCATTCAGCACATACGTAATCGCCGTAACCAGGAAAATAAAACCGATATTCACCCCGATTATTAAATTACGGGTCCGCGAAATATCCTTCATCAGGCCTTTCATCGAGACAACAGTGACCAGGGAGGCATCAATCTGCTCCACCGGCGCCTGAATCAGCAGGAACGAATTCCCGTTCTCCTTGTA
The sequence above is a segment of the Paenibacillus sp. FSL R7-0204 genome. Coding sequences within it:
- a CDS encoding aminoglycoside N(3)-acetyltransferase; translation: MEEIQGTLITADRLAADFRRLGVQEGMTLLMHSSFKSLGQWVAGGPVAVILALEQVLGEEGTLVMPTQSSDLTDPSGWSRPPVPEAWWPEIREHMPAYDPDLTPIRGMGIIPDCFRKQRGVRRSSHPIDSFAAWGKHRDVIIDGHGLEYAFGEQSPLARIYELGGSVLLLGVDHGNNTSLHLAEYRADYAGKQEVIACAPMLVDGARQWVEFSDYNWNSDDFAQLGTDFDKETGQIAKGFIAASAAQLVPQREIVDYGVKWLERCRR
- a CDS encoding response regulator, translated to MTNLMIVDDERMIRQGLKAMIEREYPSVYNISMAGNGAEALEQYKRERQDVIITDIRMPIMDGITLLARLSAEAGAGGAPAVIILSGHDDFEYAKSAIRYRVKDYLLKPIRREELFEILERIAKEGAERESNSHKQLQEAEGYRRELRAARLRSLLMQQEGEVSAAQQEELAGLALPFTIGVLNYYHSDGTRMKPAEVQGLLEQLGGPLVHKFTEILTDGDGKLVLVGDGESFLELARKAESKELTRLLLGISRESRSADQFRVCYLEACRALQYTFLSPQASFVDYTDIQAGQLSFPLPEEELRKLLNMLGTGREKEIKALLGVIFQTEHLLRLDLSYLENVGRSINERVLDEVFRTHGEASVEVLKLYRQVGNLHNFRHFHDYYRALEHLLLSVNDYIIGIKSAHTEHADMEEALAYIEANYARPLNMAMVSNYVSLNYSYFSEAFKAYTGESFVLYLKKVRIRHAKELLADNRVKLASVSESVGFENSKQFARVFKELEGISPGEYRAKLLMGRYPGQAEDKES
- a CDS encoding sensor histidine kinase, yielding MRERTGALWHSFHYWWGRRSLQSRLIAAYIFIILGPSLLVSFYSYKEINNTYMRDSIEKNSYLLQMERLHVLNQIEAMERALQMAYSDKSVRDYLISEDDPTLGELIDFNTTTFLNFSQIQFNNPNIEHLYLFSASPNVYELWPVIFRESRVSMEPWFQQAMKLEGRRNLWSFQDTDIDLMQRSSGGGGQGQPKVSVLREISIPAGNHIGMVQVDMLLSKFTPKTYTSVQDNESQMVIVDDALNLFTRTDNSFLTADSGLSAAIKERLAVYRKTGEWEMDYKENGNSFLLIQAPVEQIDASLVTVVSMKGLMKDISRTRNLIIGVNIGFIFLVTAITYVLNAFILKNLRRLTETMKKVRRGEPYGSIKVSGGGEVGELAHHFSKLMNTINTLVAQAVYKQALSKEAELRTLHNQIDAHFLYNTLENIKMLAEIENQRTISDALTRLGGMMRYNFKWTGEYVKLRDELRHIENYIEVMNIRFEHTIQLELHIDSAYLEVEVLKMSLQPIVENSVKHAWNADGVELTDRIVKIELTEAEGDIFIVLRDNGLGLTQERLVELHEAIYAKEEPGADASGISSGGYKAGGVGLRNVHQRLQLFYGEAYGLEVQSEAGKWTAVYMSLPKVLLTGDNQR